A DNA window from Drosophila biarmipes strain raj3 chromosome 2R, RU_DBia_V1.1, whole genome shotgun sequence contains the following coding sequences:
- the LOC108022859 gene encoding CCHC-type zinc finger nucleic acid binding protein — MSMSATCYKCNRPGHFARDCSLGGGVGPGGVGGGGGGGGGGMRGGDGGGMRRNREKCYKCNQFGHFARACPEEAERCYRCNGIGHISKDCTQADNPTCYRCNKTGHWVRNCPEAVNERGPTNVSCYKCNRTGHISKNCPDTSKTCYGCGKSGHLRRECDEKGGRN, encoded by the coding sequence ATGTCGATGTCTGCCACGTGCTACAAGTGCAACCGGCCGGGCCACTTTGCCCGGGACTGCAGTCTCGGCGGCGGCGTTGGACCAGGAGGCGTCggtggaggcggcggcggcggtggcggcggcatGCGCGGCGGCGATGGCGGCGGCATGCGTCGCAACCGCGAGAAGTGCTACAAATGCAACCAGTTCGGGCACTTCGCACGTGCCTGCCCCGAGGAGGCCGAGCGCTGCTACCGCTGCAACGGCATCGGGCACATCTCGAAGGACTGCACCCAGGCGGACAACCCGACCTGCTACCGGTGCAACAAGACCGGGCACTGGGTGCGCAACTGCCCCGAGGCCGTGAACGAGCGCGGACCGACCAATGTGTCGTGCTACAAGTGCAACCGCACAGGCCACATCTCCAAGAACTGCCCGGACACGTCCAAGACTTGCTACGGCTGCGGCAAGAGCGGACATCTGCGGCGCGAGTGCGACGAGAAGGGCGGAAGGAACTAG